The proteins below come from a single Hemibagrus wyckioides isolate EC202008001 linkage group LG22, SWU_Hwy_1.0, whole genome shotgun sequence genomic window:
- the LOC131343145 gene encoding class I histocompatibility antigen, Non-RT1.A alpha-1 chain-like, which produces MEDSSAVFKVLLFLTFSLHLASADTHSLQYLHTLITPGINFTAVGLLDGEQCVSYDCKTKEMIPKIQWIQKISADEPHYWNIQTLLVKNHQEHLHNIVDTVMRNLNQNEGVHTLQRMYSCELHDDSTTRGYDQYGYDGEDFISLDLNTGTWTADNDKAVIFIKQWDPTGDQAQYWKDYLKISCIDQLKKFVSYGRETLKKKDPPTASVFQKHSPSPEVVCHATGFFPKAVNITWRKDGEDVNEDVELRETLPNQDGSFQKRSILKVPAEDLQKHTYTCVIQHSSLKEELVLNVNKQQITKDGGSGGWKTGVVVPVVVVAVLVAGVFFWQKKKGSGAQSPQVHQNGAELHPLNTPHSDVPV; this is translated from the exons acacacactctctgcagTACCtccacactctcatcacaccaGGAATAAATTTTACTGCTGTTGGTCTGCTGGATggagagcagtgtgtgtcttATGACTGTAAGACCAAAGAGATGATCCCAAAGATACAGTGGATACAGAAGATCAGTGCGGATGAACCACATTACTGGAACATACAGACACTGCTTGTGAAGAATCATCAGGAGCACCTCCACAACATTGTGGATACAGTAATGAGGAACTTAAATCAAAATGAAG gagtcCACACACTCCAGAGGATGTACAGCTGTGAGCTCCATGATGACAGCACTACTAGAGGATATGATCAGTACGGTTATGATGGAGAAGATTTCATCAGTCTGGATCTGAACACTGGAACCTGGACTGCAGATAATGATAAAGCTGTGATCTTTATAAAGCAGTGGGATCCTACAGGAGATCAAGCTCAATACTGGAAGGACTATTTGAAGATCAGCTGTATTGATCAGTTAAAGAAGTTTGTGTCTTATGGCAGAGAGACTCTAAAGAAGAAAG aTCCTCCTACAGCATCAGTGTTCCAGAAACACTCGCCTTCTCCAGAGGTGGTGTGTCACGCTACAGGTTTCTTCCCCAAAGCAGTGAATATCACCTGGAGGAAGGACGGAGAGGACGTGAACGAGGACGTGGAGCTCAGAGAGACGTTACCCAACCAGGATGGAAGCTTCCAGAAGAGAAGCATTCTGAAAGTCCCAGCTGAGgatctgcagaaacacacctacacctgcgTGATTCAGCACAGCAGCTTGAAGGAGGAGTTAGTGCTGAATGTGAACAAGCAGCAAATCACAAAAG ATGGAGGATCAGGTGGATGGAAGACTGGCGTTGTTGTTCCTGTAGTCGTAGTTGCTGTTCTTGTTGCTGGAGTATTCTTCTGGCAAAAGAAAAAGGGGTCTGGTGCGCAAAGTCCCCAAGTCCATCAGAATGGAGCTGAGCTACATCCCTtaaat ACTCCACACAGTGACGTTCCAGTCTAA